A single Streptomyces sp. NBC_01381 DNA region contains:
- a CDS encoding carboxyl transferase domain-containing protein, giving the protein MTDDRRPAIADGRPAAGGVRRRTAREAIGLVTDDFTELPAPAGEYRTDGPLSWQGYDASRARAAERTGEEESVVCGTATVGGITAVLISFEFGFLGGSLGERTGDRLEAAYTYAREARVPLVSLVATGGSRVQEGMRALVQLQRVAGQSARTRQAGLPQVAVLLDPTTGGGWATLGAGADVILALPGAEVGFAGSRVRPPDADPAAYTAEAQLAAGAIDAVVPSQELARVLGHWLHLLSHPSTEPAPPPPALGVTELPATGWDAVRNARSPQRLRAEAYLDAYFTHRAAISGDRCGGTDEGMLCGFGERPDATGRTHTVAYAAQTGTPTRPAGYRTAARLIRLADRLRIPVLTLVDTPGAANDAAAEGHGAGAAIAELFGAVAAADTPITTLLIGEGGSGGALALAAPTNTWATPDSYFSVIAPEAAAAILKRPQDEVRATADQLRIRPQDLVDLGVVRGIVDTKDPS; this is encoded by the coding sequence ATGACTGACGACCGACGACCGGCGATCGCGGACGGGCGCCCCGCGGCTGGCGGCGTCCGGCGGCGCACGGCGCGCGAGGCCATCGGCCTCGTCACGGACGACTTCACCGAACTGCCCGCCCCGGCAGGCGAGTACAGGACGGACGGCCCCCTGTCCTGGCAGGGCTACGACGCCTCGCGCGCGCGTGCGGCCGAGCGCACCGGCGAGGAGGAGTCGGTCGTCTGCGGCACGGCGACCGTCGGCGGGATCACCGCCGTGCTGATCTCCTTCGAATTCGGCTTCCTGGGCGGGTCGTTGGGCGAGCGAACGGGTGATCGCCTGGAGGCGGCGTACACGTACGCGCGTGAGGCCCGCGTCCCGCTCGTCTCGCTCGTCGCGACGGGCGGCAGCCGCGTCCAGGAGGGCATGCGCGCGCTGGTCCAACTCCAGCGCGTGGCAGGGCAGTCCGCGCGCACCAGACAGGCCGGACTGCCCCAGGTCGCCGTCCTCCTCGACCCGACCACGGGAGGCGGCTGGGCCACCCTGGGGGCGGGCGCCGACGTGATCCTGGCGCTGCCGGGCGCCGAGGTGGGTTTCGCCGGTTCACGCGTACGGCCGCCCGACGCGGACCCGGCCGCCTACACGGCGGAGGCCCAGCTGGCGGCGGGCGCGATCGACGCGGTGGTTCCGTCGCAGGAACTGGCACGGGTACTCGGACATTGGCTGCACCTGCTGAGCCACCCGTCGACCGAGCCCGCCCCGCCTCCCCCCGCCCTGGGCGTCACCGAGCTCCCGGCCACCGGCTGGGACGCCGTACGCAACGCCAGATCCCCCCAACGGCTGCGAGCCGAGGCCTACTTGGACGCCTACTTCACACACCGCGCGGCGATCAGCGGCGACCGGTGCGGCGGCACCGACGAGGGCATGCTGTGCGGATTCGGCGAGCGCCCGGACGCCACCGGCCGCACGCACACGGTCGCCTACGCGGCCCAGACCGGCACACCCACCCGCCCCGCCGGCTACCGCACCGCCGCACGGCTGATCCGCCTCGCGGACCGGCTGCGCATCCCCGTACTGACGCTGGTGGACACCCCGGGAGCCGCCAACGACGCGGCGGCAGAAGGCCACGGCGCGGGCGCGGCGATCGCGGAACTGTTCGGCGCAGTGGCCGCCGCCGACACCCCGATCACCACCTTGCTGATCGGCGAGGGCGGCTCGGGCGGCGCACTGGCACTCGCCGCTCCCACCAACACCTGGGCAACACCTGACAGCTACTTCTCGGTCATCGCCCCGGAAGCAGCGGCGGCCATCCTCAAACGACCACAGGACGAGGTGCGCGCCACGGCAGACCAACTGCGCATCCGCCCACAGGACTTGGTGGACCTCGGCGTCGTACGCGGCATCGTGGACACGAAGGACCCGTCCTGA
- a CDS encoding MSMEG_1061 family FMN-dependent PPOX-type flavoprotein: protein MTTSLASSAFDSLRLDAVPDQETLRRAYELPSAAAVRKQMTELTEQTRRLIGCSSLVLVASADAEGNCDVSPRGGPAGFVAVLDARTVAIPDATGNKRLDSLQNVIATGRAGLLFVIPGRTTTLRVNGRACVSTRPELLSQLTAVGKPPASALVVGIEEVYPHCPKSLLRSGAWKPEQWLPSDAQPASAEVTLAQLRMPELTIADIEQAEADSLKYRYE from the coding sequence ATGACGACATCCCTTGCCAGCAGTGCATTCGACTCGCTCCGCCTCGACGCCGTGCCCGACCAGGAGACGCTGCGCCGGGCCTACGAACTCCCCAGCGCCGCGGCCGTGCGCAAGCAGATGACCGAACTCACCGAGCAGACCCGGCGGTTGATCGGATGCTCGTCGCTGGTCCTGGTCGCCAGCGCGGACGCCGAGGGCAACTGTGATGTTTCCCCGCGCGGCGGCCCCGCCGGGTTCGTCGCTGTCCTGGACGCACGAACGGTGGCGATACCGGACGCGACCGGCAACAAGCGTCTGGACTCCCTGCAGAACGTCATCGCCACCGGACGGGCCGGGCTGCTGTTCGTCATCCCGGGGCGCACCACGACGCTCAGGGTGAACGGCCGGGCCTGCGTCTCCACCCGCCCGGAGCTGCTTTCGCAGCTGACTGCCGTGGGCAAGCCGCCGGCCAGTGCGCTGGTGGTGGGGATCGAGGAGGTCTACCCGCACTGCCCCAAGTCGCTCCTGCGCAGCGGGGCCTGGAAGCCGGAGCAGTGGCTGCCGTCGGACGCCCAGCCGGCCTCGGCCGAGGTGACGCTGGCCCAGCTGCGGATGCCGGAACTGACGATCGCCGACATCGAGCAGGCGGAGGCGGACTCGCTGAAGTACCGGTACGAGTAA
- a CDS encoding DUF664 domain-containing protein: MHPMSDQPARWSQATVYPDMWADPDNDPRDGEGVSPDGELATLEDFLKNYRITLRMKCEGLDAEQMARRSVPPSTMSLLGLIRHLVEVERDWRNWITDGDPVPKLYGKRDADFDGAVAEQAEVDAAYAALEREQAATDAALAAHPDLGERVGKDGIAIRELLVHRIEEYARHCGHADLLRECVDGRVGQ; encoded by the coding sequence ATGCACCCCATGAGCGACCAACCCGCACGCTGGAGCCAGGCCACCGTCTACCCCGACATGTGGGCCGACCCGGACAACGACCCCCGCGACGGCGAAGGAGTCAGTCCGGACGGCGAGCTTGCGACGCTGGAGGACTTTCTCAAGAACTACCGCATCACCCTGCGGATGAAGTGCGAAGGGCTGGACGCGGAGCAGATGGCCCGTCGGTCGGTTCCGCCGTCGACCATGTCGTTGCTCGGCCTCATCCGGCACCTCGTCGAGGTGGAGCGGGACTGGCGCAACTGGATCACCGACGGTGATCCGGTGCCGAAGCTGTACGGCAAGCGTGACGCGGACTTCGACGGGGCCGTCGCCGAGCAGGCCGAGGTCGACGCCGCGTACGCCGCGCTGGAGCGCGAGCAGGCCGCGACCGATGCCGCGCTGGCCGCCCACCCGGATCTGGGCGAGCGGGTGGGCAAGGACGGGATCGCGATTCGGGAGCTGTTGGTGCACCGGATCGAGGAGTACGCGCGTCATTGCGGGCACGCCGACCTGTTGCGCGAGTGCGTCGACGGCAGGGTGGGCCAGTAG
- a CDS encoding toxin Doc: MVLYIDVAWLLDVQEFAVAPEDMTVSDYSTLVAAVARHKTKLPTLESADPDAAWRAAALLHTIVRLEPLPYRNSLYAAFVAAQYMDQSGEGIDPPYGALSDLVRTIRESRLSVYAVADRIRSWKV, encoded by the coding sequence ATGGTTCTGTACATAGACGTCGCCTGGCTCTTGGATGTCCAGGAGTTCGCCGTCGCACCCGAGGACATGACCGTGTCGGACTACTCCACGCTGGTCGCCGCCGTGGCCCGGCACAAGACGAAACTGCCGACCCTGGAATCCGCCGACCCGGACGCCGCGTGGCGCGCCGCCGCGCTGCTGCACACCATCGTGCGCCTGGAGCCGCTGCCCTATCGCAACAGTCTGTACGCGGCGTTCGTCGCCGCCCAGTACATGGACCAGTCCGGCGAGGGCATCGACCCGCCCTACGGAGCACTCTCCGACCTCGTACGCACCATCCGCGAGAGCCGCCTCAGCGTCTACGCCGTCGCCGACCGGATCAGGTCCTGGAAGGTCTGA
- a CDS encoding RNA polymerase sigma factor, with translation MNEALLRSLTPSVLAVLVRRGADFAAAEDAVQEALVEAVRGWPSDQPRDPKGWLVTVAWRKFLDATRADTARRRREDRVEEEPAPGPAPAVDDTLQLYFLCAHPSLTPSSAVALTLRAVGGLTTRQIAQAYLVPEATMAQRISRAKRTVSGVRFEQPGDVATVLRVLYLVFNEGYSGDVDLAAEAIRLTRQLAAAIDHPEVAGLLALMLLHHARRAARTAPDGSLVPLAEQDRGRWDTESIAEGVQILQAALARDRLGEFQAQAAIAALHADAPTAEETDWVQIVEWYDELAGLTDSPVVLLNRAVAVGEADGPRAGLTALAKLDDMLPRHTAVAAYLHERDGDLATAARLYAEAAHKAPNLAERDHLTRQAARLNARR, from the coding sequence CTGAACGAGGCCCTGCTCAGGAGCCTCACGCCGAGCGTGCTCGCCGTCCTCGTCCGCCGCGGAGCCGACTTCGCGGCGGCCGAGGACGCCGTGCAGGAGGCGCTGGTCGAGGCGGTCCGCGGCTGGCCGTCCGACCAGCCGCGCGACCCCAAGGGCTGGCTGGTCACCGTGGCCTGGCGCAAGTTCCTCGACGCGACCCGCGCGGACACTGCCCGCCGCCGACGCGAGGATCGCGTCGAGGAGGAGCCGGCGCCCGGGCCCGCGCCCGCGGTCGACGACACGCTCCAGCTCTACTTCCTGTGCGCTCACCCGTCACTGACGCCGTCGTCGGCGGTCGCGCTCACGCTGCGTGCCGTCGGCGGGCTCACCACCCGCCAGATCGCCCAGGCCTACCTGGTGCCCGAGGCGACCATGGCGCAGCGGATCAGCCGGGCCAAGCGCACCGTCTCCGGCGTGCGCTTCGAGCAGCCCGGCGACGTCGCCACCGTGCTGCGCGTCCTCTACCTGGTCTTCAACGAGGGCTACTCCGGCGACGTCGACCTCGCCGCCGAGGCCATCCGGCTCACCCGGCAGCTCGCGGCCGCGATCGACCACCCTGAGGTGGCGGGGCTGCTCGCCCTCATGCTGCTCCACCACGCCCGGCGCGCCGCCCGTACCGCGCCCGACGGCAGCCTGGTGCCGCTCGCCGAGCAGGACCGCGGCCGCTGGGACACCGAGTCGATCGCCGAGGGCGTCCAGATCCTGCAGGCGGCCCTCGCCCGTGACCGCCTGGGCGAATTCCAGGCCCAGGCCGCCATCGCCGCCCTCCACGCCGACGCACCCACCGCCGAGGAGACCGACTGGGTGCAGATCGTCGAGTGGTACGACGAGCTCGCGGGCCTGACCGACAGCCCGGTCGTCCTGCTCAACCGCGCCGTGGCCGTCGGCGAGGCCGACGGGCCGCGCGCCGGTCTGACGGCGCTCGCGAAGCTGGACGACATGCTGCCCCGCCACACCGCGGTGGCGGCGTACCTCCACGAACGCGACGGCGACCTGGCGACGGCGGCACGGCTGTACGCGGAGGCGGCCCACAAGGCACCCAACCTCGCCGAGCGCGACCACCTGACCCGCCAGGCCGCCCGGCTCAACGCCCGCCGCTGA
- a CDS encoding YciI family protein, translating into MAKYLLLKHYRGAPAAVNDVPMDQWTPGEISAHVQYMQDFADRLEKTGEFVDSQALAPEGTFVRYDGEGRPPVTDGPFAETKDVIAGWMVIDVDSYERAVELAGELSAAPGAGGKPIHEWLELRPFYGEQPTITE; encoded by the coding sequence ATGGCCAAGTACCTGCTGCTCAAGCACTACCGAGGCGCCCCGGCCGCGGTCAACGACGTGCCCATGGACCAGTGGACGCCGGGGGAGATCTCGGCCCACGTCCAGTACATGCAGGACTTCGCGGACCGGCTCGAGAAGACCGGTGAGTTCGTCGACAGCCAGGCGCTGGCCCCCGAGGGGACGTTCGTCCGGTACGACGGCGAGGGACGCCCTCCGGTCACCGACGGGCCGTTCGCCGAGACCAAGGACGTCATCGCCGGCTGGATGGTGATCGACGTCGACAGCTACGAGCGCGCCGTCGAGCTGGCCGGGGAGCTGTCGGCCGCCCCCGGGGCGGGCGGCAAGCCGATCCACGAGTGGCTGGAGCTGCGCCCGTTCTACGGCGAGCAGCCCACCATCACGGAGTGA
- a CDS encoding GlxA family transcriptional regulator: protein MRTLKGRAQPRGASLRSGQDRTLRSESESESESESESESESESEDGKKVVAILAVPRLFVLDVSIPAHVFGQHPGYRVFVCGDHELDTVGDSSGSSSHVEMAAGIRPTHSLTDMKCADIVVVPGYEDPHLPIPEDYLKALRIAHERGARIVAVCTGVFALAAGGMLAGKAVTTHWRHVDQLRALCPEAEVVENRLLVEDGDILTSAGASAGIDACLHVVQSDFGIAAAGEVAKDVVSSPARGANEPQYADVLTPPRADLRTTREWVIQNIGAPITVQRMADHSLLSRRTFIRRFVRETGTPPMRWVVLQRILGARRLLEASDWSVERIAAETGFGTAANFRSIFRREVGVTPSAYRQAYGASPPPDAGEPISFENQPGSAPSASAKNSSDGNVEIR from the coding sequence GTGCGTACGCTGAAGGGAAGAGCGCAGCCAAGGGGGGCGTCATTGCGATCCGGCCAGGACAGGACACTGCGGTCCGAGTCCGAGTCCGAGTCCGAATCCGAATCTGAATCCGAGTCCGAATCTGAATCCGAAGACGGCAAGAAGGTCGTCGCGATTCTTGCCGTGCCGCGGCTGTTTGTGCTGGACGTCAGCATCCCGGCGCATGTGTTTGGTCAGCATCCGGGCTATCGGGTCTTCGTGTGCGGAGACCATGAACTCGACACGGTCGGCGATTCGAGCGGCAGCTCGTCACACGTCGAGATGGCCGCGGGCATCAGACCGACTCACTCGCTCACCGACATGAAATGCGCCGATATCGTCGTCGTTCCAGGCTACGAAGATCCGCATCTCCCCATCCCGGAGGACTATCTCAAGGCATTGCGGATTGCTCACGAACGAGGTGCCCGCATCGTCGCCGTCTGTACGGGCGTATTCGCGCTCGCGGCCGGCGGCATGCTGGCGGGGAAGGCGGTGACGACGCATTGGCGCCATGTCGATCAGCTTCGGGCGCTGTGCCCGGAAGCCGAAGTGGTCGAGAACCGGCTGCTCGTCGAGGACGGGGACATCCTTACGTCCGCGGGCGCGAGCGCGGGAATTGACGCATGTCTCCATGTCGTCCAGAGCGATTTCGGGATCGCGGCGGCAGGCGAGGTGGCCAAGGACGTCGTCTCTTCCCCTGCGCGCGGTGCGAATGAACCGCAGTACGCCGATGTGCTCACCCCGCCCCGCGCCGACCTGCGTACGACTCGGGAATGGGTGATCCAGAACATCGGTGCACCGATCACCGTGCAGCGGATGGCGGACCACAGCCTGCTTTCCCGCAGGACCTTCATCCGGCGATTCGTACGCGAGACGGGGACGCCTCCCATGCGGTGGGTCGTCCTGCAGAGGATCCTCGGCGCGCGTCGGCTCCTCGAAGCCTCCGACTGGTCCGTCGAGCGGATCGCCGCGGAGACGGGCTTCGGCACGGCTGCGAATTTCCGGAGCATCTTCCGACGAGAGGTGGGAGTGACGCCGAGCGCCTATCGGCAGGCGTACGGCGCCTCCCCGCCGCCGGACGCCGGCGAACCGATCAGCTTCGAGAACCAGCCCGGGTCTGCTCCTTCGGCGAGTGCCAAAAATTCTTCGGACGGCAATGTCGAGATCCGGTGA
- a CDS encoding Rid family hydrolase, which yields MASLTELTFDERIAMSSAHQVESFGVPWEDNYGYVQAVRRGDTIYLSGQVAHDGTELVAPAPVDDGGLVTDFANMGEQLRQCYANAAELLRRFGASLDDVVEEVIYVVDADAGDAAAGPVRKAAYGRPDPQVASTMIGTPRLAFPELLVEVRFVARV from the coding sequence GTGGCATCCCTGACGGAACTCACTTTTGATGAACGGATCGCCATGAGCAGCGCACATCAGGTCGAAAGCTTCGGAGTCCCTTGGGAAGACAATTACGGGTACGTTCAAGCCGTCAGGCGCGGCGACACCATCTATCTCTCCGGTCAGGTGGCCCACGACGGAACGGAACTCGTGGCCCCCGCTCCGGTCGACGACGGCGGACTGGTCACTGATTTCGCCAACATGGGCGAGCAACTGCGCCAGTGCTATGCCAACGCGGCGGAGCTGCTGCGGCGTTTCGGTGCCTCGCTGGATGACGTCGTCGAAGAAGTCATTTACGTGGTCGACGCCGACGCAGGAGACGCCGCGGCGGGGCCGGTTCGCAAGGCGGCCTACGGTCGGCCGGACCCTCAGGTGGCGAGCACGATGATCGGCACCCCACGGCTGGCCTTCCCCGAGCTGCTGGTCGAGGTCAGGTTCGTCGCCCGCGTCTGA
- a CDS encoding BTAD domain-containing putative transcriptional regulator: protein MTTDLTLLERVAYCGQEVTAPRLRALLALLAGELRTGCSTERLVAGLWPDALPERPAKAVQVLVSRARSQLGADVIAGTPTGYRLALAEEQVDSSALLLHAAASAERGRAGDHAGALAAAEAGLALWEGAPAGVGDTDDPLAALRAELAPVRGALVRARALALARIGRHAEAAVPLAVAASEHPRDEEVLAELLRGEAVTAGPSAALTRYEAYRRELRETLGTDPGAGLKAVQEELLLGEAPVVRHGVPHEPNQLLGRDADIAAVRSLLRASRAVTVVGPGGLGKTRLAHAVGRAAEQRVVHFVPLAALTADADVATEVASALGAGEGRHGALSGHAAADPVSGIIGVLGSGPALLVLDNCEQVVRGVADLVQALVSSSKDLRVLATSRAPLSLTSEAVYALPELGPDTAVELFTQRARAARAGVELPPDAVAELCRHLDGLPLAVELAAARVRVLSVPEIARRIGDRFALLRGGARDVPERHRTLHAVVEWSWNLLTEDARAALRTLSAFPGGFVGDAAEQVLGDEALPLLEELTDQSLLTVTDTPAGVRFRMLESVREFSAARRAEAGEEDEAIGRFLTWARDFGVAYHDVLVGTEHSVAARERIRAEQDNLVPALRHALARTDGATTAAVTSVLAALWFTDSNYPRLTALAADTGPPLSHYRPAPAYVEVARAAAVLCAAAQFMNYGPHGARHLVTLRRLPPAPPDTPLRATAAVLSAVPEMLPPDYAVLLELCAGGQPLVAGIAECVATYIWEYEHDIERAIASGRRMIAALTPVDNPSLRLMGHSRLSELCLRTGQGEAAYGHLKAALDALPGLGHEDDYIGIRSALVLACLQRGDPDEAEHWLRQAEGANTANTPQEDTFYSPDLGGHAEIALARGLTELGLGLWRSAVERLPETGSMHSDDPWLDPWALQIQSAAVTAHAHAGRLGLVAEPVDRLRQRLRTLLAGPPRTPMELPVFGTVLHALGMAGLASADAAGETDTGAGAVRMIALAERLRVLREFQPTMSAARARQAAEHSDRAAYADAVSEYAALERDELWEAARAVTSGRG, encoded by the coding sequence GTGACCACCGACCTGACCCTGCTGGAACGTGTCGCCTATTGCGGGCAGGAGGTCACCGCACCCCGGCTCCGGGCCCTTCTCGCGCTGCTCGCGGGCGAGTTGCGCACCGGCTGCAGCACCGAACGCCTGGTGGCGGGGCTGTGGCCGGACGCGTTGCCGGAGCGGCCGGCCAAGGCGGTGCAGGTGCTCGTGTCCAGGGCGCGGTCGCAGCTGGGCGCCGATGTCATCGCGGGCACGCCGACCGGATACCGGCTCGCCCTCGCCGAGGAACAGGTCGACAGCTCCGCCCTGTTGCTGCACGCCGCCGCGAGCGCGGAGCGGGGGAGGGCCGGTGACCACGCGGGGGCGCTGGCCGCGGCCGAGGCCGGGCTCGCCCTGTGGGAAGGAGCCCCTGCCGGGGTGGGCGATACGGACGACCCCTTGGCCGCGTTGCGCGCCGAACTCGCCCCCGTCCGCGGTGCACTCGTCCGCGCGCGGGCGCTCGCGCTTGCCCGCATCGGGCGGCACGCGGAGGCGGCCGTGCCGCTGGCCGTGGCCGCGTCGGAGCATCCCCGCGACGAAGAGGTACTCGCCGAGTTGCTGCGCGGCGAGGCGGTGACGGCTGGCCCGTCCGCCGCCCTGACACGGTACGAGGCCTACCGCCGCGAGCTGCGCGAGACGCTCGGCACGGATCCGGGCGCCGGGCTCAAGGCCGTACAAGAGGAGTTGCTGCTCGGCGAGGCGCCTGTCGTCAGGCACGGTGTGCCGCACGAGCCAAACCAACTCCTCGGCCGGGACGCGGACATCGCGGCGGTGCGGAGTCTGCTGCGCGCCTCACGCGCCGTCACCGTTGTCGGCCCCGGCGGCCTCGGCAAGACCCGGCTCGCGCACGCCGTCGGCCGTGCGGCCGAGCAGCGGGTGGTGCACTTCGTGCCGCTCGCCGCGCTCACCGCGGACGCGGACGTGGCCACGGAGGTGGCCTCCGCGCTCGGCGCGGGCGAGGGGCGGCACGGCGCCCTGAGCGGCCACGCCGCGGCCGACCCGGTGTCCGGCATCATCGGCGTGCTCGGCTCCGGGCCCGCGCTGCTGGTCCTGGACAACTGCGAGCAGGTCGTCCGGGGCGTCGCCGACCTCGTACAGGCCCTGGTCTCGTCCTCGAAGGACCTGCGGGTCCTTGCCACCAGCCGGGCCCCGCTGAGCCTCACGTCGGAGGCGGTGTACGCGCTGCCGGAGCTCGGCCCCGACACCGCGGTCGAGCTGTTCACGCAGCGGGCACGGGCGGCCAGGGCCGGTGTGGAGCTGCCGCCGGACGCGGTGGCAGAGCTGTGCCGCCACCTCGACGGGCTGCCGCTCGCCGTGGAGTTGGCCGCGGCGCGGGTGCGGGTGCTCTCGGTGCCGGAGATCGCCCGCCGCATCGGTGACCGGTTCGCGCTGCTGCGCGGCGGGGCACGGGACGTACCGGAACGCCATCGCACACTGCACGCGGTCGTGGAGTGGAGCTGGAACCTGCTCACGGAGGACGCCAGGGCGGCGCTGCGCACGCTGTCCGCGTTCCCCGGCGGTTTCGTGGGCGACGCGGCGGAGCAGGTCCTCGGCGATGAAGCGCTGCCGCTGCTCGAGGAGTTGACCGATCAGTCGCTGCTCACGGTCACCGACACCCCGGCGGGTGTGCGGTTCCGGATGCTGGAGTCCGTACGGGAGTTCAGCGCGGCTCGGCGTGCGGAGGCCGGTGAGGAGGACGAGGCGATCGGCCGATTCCTCACCTGGGCACGGGACTTCGGGGTCGCGTACCACGACGTGCTCGTCGGCACAGAACATTCCGTCGCCGCCCGGGAGCGGATCAGGGCCGAGCAGGACAACCTCGTGCCGGCGCTGCGGCACGCCCTGGCCCGTACGGACGGCGCAACCACGGCAGCCGTCACCTCCGTCCTCGCCGCTCTGTGGTTCACCGACTCCAACTACCCCCGCCTCACCGCGCTCGCCGCGGACACCGGCCCGCCTCTGTCGCACTACCGCCCGGCGCCCGCGTACGTCGAAGTCGCCCGCGCCGCGGCCGTGTTGTGCGCGGCGGCCCAGTTCATGAACTACGGGCCGCATGGCGCGCGCCACCTCGTGACACTCCGGCGGCTGCCCCCGGCCCCACCGGACACGCCGCTGCGCGCCACTGCGGCGGTGCTGAGCGCGGTTCCGGAGATGCTGCCTCCCGATTACGCGGTACTGCTCGAACTCTGCGCCGGCGGGCAGCCGCTGGTCGCCGGCATCGCCGAGTGCGTGGCCACCTACATCTGGGAGTACGAGCACGACATCGAGCGAGCGATCGCATCGGGCCGCAGGATGATCGCCGCGCTGACCCCGGTGGACAATCCGTCCCTTCGGCTCATGGGCCATTCCCGGCTGAGCGAACTGTGCCTGCGGACGGGGCAGGGCGAGGCCGCGTACGGGCATCTCAAGGCGGCGCTCGACGCGCTGCCGGGGCTCGGCCACGAGGACGACTACATCGGCATCCGCTCGGCTCTTGTCCTCGCCTGCCTGCAGCGCGGCGACCCGGACGAGGCCGAGCACTGGCTGCGGCAGGCGGAGGGTGCCAACACGGCCAACACCCCGCAGGAGGACACCTTTTACAGCCCCGACCTCGGCGGGCACGCCGAGATCGCGCTCGCCCGCGGGCTGACGGAACTCGGCCTCGGCCTGTGGCGCAGTGCCGTGGAACGCCTGCCCGAGACCGGCTCGATGCACAGCGACGACCCCTGGCTCGACCCGTGGGCGCTGCAGATCCAGTCGGCGGCGGTGACGGCGCACGCGCACGCCGGCCGTCTCGGGCTCGTAGCGGAGCCGGTCGACCGGCTGCGGCAACGGCTGCGAACGCTGCTTGCCGGCCCGCCCCGTACGCCGATGGAGCTCCCTGTGTTCGGGACGGTGCTGCACGCCCTTGGCATGGCGGGGCTCGCGTCCGCCGACGCCGCTGGCGAAACCGACACCGGTGCCGGGGCGGTACGGATGATCGCGCTGGCCGAACGGCTGCGCGTACTGCGCGAGTTCCAGCCCACCATGTCGGCGGCCCGCGCCCGTCAGGCGGCCGAGCACTCCGACCGGGCGGCGTACGCCGACGCGGTGTCGGAGTACGCCGCCCTGGAGCGGGACGAACTGTGGGAGGCGGCCCGCGCGGTTACTTCGGGTCGCGGCTGA
- a CDS encoding ABC transporter permease: protein MSSLSLAARDSSTMLRRNLLHARRYPSLTLNILLTPIVLLLLFVYVFGDVMSAGIGGGGADRSAYIAYLVPGILLMTLGATPAGTAVSVSMDMTEGIIARFRTMAIHRGSVLIGHVVGSVLQAILSVVLVGAVAVAIGFRSTDATALEWLAALGLLALVATAFTWIAVGMGMASPNAEAASNNALPLMILPLISSAFVPVDAMPGWFRPFAEYQPFTPAIETLRGLLLGSEIGNNGWMAVVWCVGLAALGYRWSTSLFSRDPK from the coding sequence ATGAGCTCCCTCTCCCTCGCCGCGCGCGATTCCTCCACGATGCTGCGGCGCAACCTCCTGCACGCCCGGCGCTATCCGTCCCTCACCCTGAACATCCTGCTGACGCCGATCGTCCTGCTGCTGCTCTTCGTGTACGTCTTCGGCGACGTGATGAGCGCGGGTATCGGTGGCGGCGGCGCCGACCGTTCCGCCTACATCGCCTATCTCGTCCCGGGCATCCTGCTGATGACCCTCGGCGCCACCCCGGCAGGGACGGCGGTGTCCGTCTCCATGGACATGACCGAGGGCATCATCGCCCGCTTCCGTACGATGGCGATCCACCGCGGCTCGGTGCTCATCGGGCACGTCGTCGGCAGCGTGCTGCAGGCGATCCTCAGCGTGGTCCTCGTCGGTGCCGTCGCCGTGGCCATCGGCTTCCGGTCCACCGACGCCACGGCCTTGGAGTGGCTGGCGGCGTTGGGCCTGCTCGCGCTCGTCGCCACGGCCTTCACCTGGATCGCGGTCGGGATGGGAATGGCCAGCCCGAACGCCGAGGCGGCCAGCAACAACGCGCTGCCGCTGATGATCCTGCCGCTCATCTCCAGCGCCTTCGTGCCGGTCGACGCGATGCCGGGCTGGTTCCGGCCGTTCGCCGAGTACCAGCCGTTCACGCCGGCCATCGAGACCCTGCGCGGACTGCTCCTCGGCAGCGAGATCGGCAACAACGGGTGGATGGCCGTCGTCTGGTGCGTAGGCCTGGCCGCGCTCGGCTACCGCTGGTCCACGTCGCTGTTCAGCCGCGACCCGAAGTAA